Proteins from one Anastrepha obliqua isolate idAnaObli1 chromosome 2, idAnaObli1_1.0, whole genome shotgun sequence genomic window:
- the LOC129239541 gene encoding 6-phosphofructo-2-kinase/fructose-2,6-bisphosphatase 1 isoform X2, with the protein MQRRKSDITGAGGRWRFETIDEDSFSTSQKERRKSDITNQASAVAAAIKQQSLVRSVTATSIMDMPFNTSPSLRVRTTSLNQLKKTADLAIENELHVCPSVMSDELRKLLPPTSETVMTKPFPVRGERAITDVTTPHVIAMVGLPARGKTFISKKLARYLNWIGIATRVFNLGEYRRCATTAYKSHEFFRADNEAAMAIRARCANQALHDSCEWLLSGLGSVAVFDATNSTSDRRQLIYDTVVKQHNFRLFFVESICDDPSIIEQNIKEVKVSSPDYINMNTELVVRDFLQRIEHYEERYQPIDEETESHLSFMKIYNAGKKTVVYNNEGHVESRIVYYLMNTHITPRTIYLTRHGESEHNLKGLIGGDSNLSERGRHYAAALSSYIEQQHIDGLRVWTSWMKRAIQTVADVKAPQERWKALNEIDAGHCEEMSYEQIKEKFPEEFKARDINKFAYRYPRGESYEDLVARLEPVIMELERQGNVLVVSHQAVLRCLFAYFLDKSADELPYLFVPLHTVIKLTPVAYGCKVEHIKLPIDAVDTHRPKPKIPGDVSLGMDGLSGELVAPDGVGKVLIVGDDVTTANGSTRAVGNGLAVVTEGVVVGSNDAAPNNNAHL; encoded by the exons ATGCAGAGAAGGAAATCGGACATTACGGGCGCAGGGGGCAGGTGGCGGTTTGAGACAATTGACGAGGATAGTTTCAGTACTTCACAGAAGGAGCGAAGGAAATCAGACATAACTAATCAAG CATCCGCCGTTGCCGCTGCAATCAAGCAACAGTCCCTTGTACGCTCTGTGACCGCCACTAGCATAATGGATATGCCTTTCAACACGTCACCCTCGCTCCGCGTGCGTACCACCTCGCTCAATCAACTTAAGAAAACGGCCGATCTTGCCATCGAGAACGAACTGCATGTTTGTCCGAGCGTCATGTCTGACGAGTTGCGTAAACTACTGCCGCCCACGTCCGAAACGGTGATGACTAAACCCTTTCCGGTGCGTGGTGAACGCGCCATAACCGATGTGACTACACCGCACGTCATCGCCATGGTGGGTTTACCGGCACGCGGTAAAACCTTTATATCGAAGAAATTGGCACGCTACCTAAACTGGATAGGCATAGCGACGCGCGTTTTCAATTTGGGTGAATATCGTCGTTGTGCGACCACCGCCTACAAGTCGCATGAGTTTTTCCGTGCCGACAACGAGGCTGCCATGGCAATACGGGCGCGCTGTGCAAATCAGGCACTTCACGATTCCTGTGAATGGCTGTTGAGCGGCTTGGGTAGTGTCGCAGTTTTTGATGCGACAAACTCGACAAGCGATCGTCGGCAGCTGATCTACGATACTGTAGTGAAGCAGCACAACTTCCGTTTGTTCTTTGTCGAATCGATTTGTGACGATCCTAGCattattgaacaaaatattaaGGAGGTAAAGGTGAGCTCACCCGACTATATCAATATGAATACGGAACTTGTGGTGCGGGACTTCCTGCAGCGCATCGAACACTACGAGGAACGCTACCAACCGATTGACGAGGAGACAGAATCCCATCTAAGTTTTATGAAAATCTATAACGCCGGCAAGAAAACCGTAGTGTACAACAACGAGGGGCATGTAGAATCGCGTATCGTCTACTACTTAATGAACACGCACATAACACCTCGTACTATTTATTTGACGCGTCATGGCGAAAGTGAACATAATCTTAAGGGATTGATTGGTGGCGATTCAAATCTGAGTGAACGAGGACGGCACTACGCCGCGGCATTGTCCTCATACATCGAGCAGCAGCATATTGATGGGCTGCGTGTGTGGACTTCATGGATGAAGCGTGCCATACAAACGGTAGCGGATGTGAAAGCACCACAGGAACGTTGGAAGGCGCTCAATGAAATTGATGCTGGTCATTGCGAGGAGATGAGCTATGAGCAGATAAAAGAGAAATTCCCCGAGGAGTTCAAAGCGCGCGATATCAACAAATTTGCATATCGTTATCCACGCGGCGAGAGTTATGAGGATTTGGTAGCACGTCTCGAGCCGGTCATAATGGAATTGGAACGTCAAGGTAATGTGTTGGTAGTGTCACATCAAGCTGTGTTGCGCTGCTTGTTTGCCTACTTCCTCGACAAGTCTGCCGATGAGTTGCCATACCTATTTGTGCCATTGCATACGGTTATCAAGTTGACACCGGTAGCTTATGGCTGTAAGGTGGAGCATATTAAGCTGCCCATCGACGCGGTCGATACACATCGTCCAAAACCGAAGATACCCGGCGATGTGTCCTTAGGTATGGACGGATTGAGTGGTGAATTGGTGGCACCCGATGGCGTGGGTAAGGTTTTGATTGTAGGTGACGATGTCACCACGGCAAATGGCAGTACCAGAGCTGTGGGCAATGGATTGGCGGTGGTCACGGAGGGTGTAGTTGTGGGCTCGAACGATGCGGCCCCGAACAACAACGCCCACCTCTGA
- the LOC129239541 gene encoding 6-phosphofructo-2-kinase/fructose-2,6-bisphosphatase 1 isoform X3, with product MDMPFNTSPSLRVRTTSLNQLKKTADLAIENELHVCPSVMSDELRKLLPPTSETVMTKPFPVRGERAITDVTTPHVIAMVGLPARGKTFISKKLARYLNWIGIATRVFNLGEYRRCATTAYKSHEFFRADNEAAMAIRARCANQALHDSCEWLLSGLGSVAVFDATNSTSDRRQLIYDTVVKQHNFRLFFVESICDDPSIIEQNIKEVKVSSPDYINMNTELVVRDFLQRIEHYEERYQPIDEETESHLSFMKIYNAGKKTVVYNNEGHVESRIVYYLMNTHITPRTIYLTRHGESEHNLKGLIGGDSNLSERGRHYAAALSSYIEQQHIDGLRVWTSWMKRAIQTVADVKAPQERWKALNEIDAGHCEEMSYEQIKEKFPEEFKARDINKFAYRYPRGESYEDLVARLEPVIMELERQGNVLVVSHQAVLRCLFAYFLDKSADELPYLFVPLHTVIKLTPVAYGCKVEHIKLPIDAVDTHRPKPKIPGDVSLGMDGLSGELVAPDGVGKVLIVGDDVTTANGSTRAVGNGLAVVTEGVVVGSNDAAPNNNAHL from the coding sequence ATGGATATGCCTTTCAACACGTCACCCTCGCTCCGCGTGCGTACCACCTCGCTCAATCAACTTAAGAAAACGGCCGATCTTGCCATCGAGAACGAACTGCATGTTTGTCCGAGCGTCATGTCTGACGAGTTGCGTAAACTACTGCCGCCCACGTCCGAAACGGTGATGACTAAACCCTTTCCGGTGCGTGGTGAACGCGCCATAACCGATGTGACTACACCGCACGTCATCGCCATGGTGGGTTTACCGGCACGCGGTAAAACCTTTATATCGAAGAAATTGGCACGCTACCTAAACTGGATAGGCATAGCGACGCGCGTTTTCAATTTGGGTGAATATCGTCGTTGTGCGACCACCGCCTACAAGTCGCATGAGTTTTTCCGTGCCGACAACGAGGCTGCCATGGCAATACGGGCGCGCTGTGCAAATCAGGCACTTCACGATTCCTGTGAATGGCTGTTGAGCGGCTTGGGTAGTGTCGCAGTTTTTGATGCGACAAACTCGACAAGCGATCGTCGGCAGCTGATCTACGATACTGTAGTGAAGCAGCACAACTTCCGTTTGTTCTTTGTCGAATCGATTTGTGACGATCCTAGCattattgaacaaaatattaaGGAGGTAAAGGTGAGCTCACCCGACTATATCAATATGAATACGGAACTTGTGGTGCGGGACTTCCTGCAGCGCATCGAACACTACGAGGAACGCTACCAACCGATTGACGAGGAGACAGAATCCCATCTAAGTTTTATGAAAATCTATAACGCCGGCAAGAAAACCGTAGTGTACAACAACGAGGGGCATGTAGAATCGCGTATCGTCTACTACTTAATGAACACGCACATAACACCTCGTACTATTTATTTGACGCGTCATGGCGAAAGTGAACATAATCTTAAGGGATTGATTGGTGGCGATTCAAATCTGAGTGAACGAGGACGGCACTACGCCGCGGCATTGTCCTCATACATCGAGCAGCAGCATATTGATGGGCTGCGTGTGTGGACTTCATGGATGAAGCGTGCCATACAAACGGTAGCGGATGTGAAAGCACCACAGGAACGTTGGAAGGCGCTCAATGAAATTGATGCTGGTCATTGCGAGGAGATGAGCTATGAGCAGATAAAAGAGAAATTCCCCGAGGAGTTCAAAGCGCGCGATATCAACAAATTTGCATATCGTTATCCACGCGGCGAGAGTTATGAGGATTTGGTAGCACGTCTCGAGCCGGTCATAATGGAATTGGAACGTCAAGGTAATGTGTTGGTAGTGTCACATCAAGCTGTGTTGCGCTGCTTGTTTGCCTACTTCCTCGACAAGTCTGCCGATGAGTTGCCATACCTATTTGTGCCATTGCATACGGTTATCAAGTTGACACCGGTAGCTTATGGCTGTAAGGTGGAGCATATTAAGCTGCCCATCGACGCGGTCGATACACATCGTCCAAAACCGAAGATACCCGGCGATGTGTCCTTAGGTATGGACGGATTGAGTGGTGAATTGGTGGCACCCGATGGCGTGGGTAAGGTTTTGATTGTAGGTGACGATGTCACCACGGCAAATGGCAGTACCAGAGCTGTGGGCAATGGATTGGCGGTGGTCACGGAGGGTGTAGTTGTGGGCTCGAACGATGCGGCCCCGAACAACAACGCCCACCTCTGA
- the LOC129239541 gene encoding 6-phosphofructo-2-kinase/fructose-2,6-bisphosphatase 1 isoform X1, whose protein sequence is MNNIERINVVASSSSSTSPSSSSSYSSSSTPVAITSFNALASLNSSVSSTTTTATAPLSSTTYTSSPNALTTSFSPSYSQSSAETRIEDQQTLQPVLVTSPTPPPTPPPSIIDSFSSSSSSSSSSLASSSPRSSNSTSPSFPKSSIEKFKNQETQTQLTLINSLLLSSTASAVAAAIKQQSLVRSVTATSIMDMPFNTSPSLRVRTTSLNQLKKTADLAIENELHVCPSVMSDELRKLLPPTSETVMTKPFPVRGERAITDVTTPHVIAMVGLPARGKTFISKKLARYLNWIGIATRVFNLGEYRRCATTAYKSHEFFRADNEAAMAIRARCANQALHDSCEWLLSGLGSVAVFDATNSTSDRRQLIYDTVVKQHNFRLFFVESICDDPSIIEQNIKEVKVSSPDYINMNTELVVRDFLQRIEHYEERYQPIDEETESHLSFMKIYNAGKKTVVYNNEGHVESRIVYYLMNTHITPRTIYLTRHGESEHNLKGLIGGDSNLSERGRHYAAALSSYIEQQHIDGLRVWTSWMKRAIQTVADVKAPQERWKALNEIDAGHCEEMSYEQIKEKFPEEFKARDINKFAYRYPRGESYEDLVARLEPVIMELERQGNVLVVSHQAVLRCLFAYFLDKSADELPYLFVPLHTVIKLTPVAYGCKVEHIKLPIDAVDTHRPKPKIPGDVSLGMDGLSGELVAPDGVGKVLIVGDDVTTANGSTRAVGNGLAVVTEGVVVGSNDAAPNNNAHL, encoded by the coding sequence ATGAATAATATTGAACGTATCAATGTAGTcgcgtcatcatcatcatcaacatcaccatcatcatcatcttcataTTCATCATCATCCACGCCAGTAGCGATTACTTCATTCAACGCGCTGGCTTCATTAAACTCATCCGTTTCGTCAACGACGACTACGGCGACAGCGCCACTTTCATCCACTACATACACATCGTCGCCAAATGCACTGACAACATCATTTTCGCCATCTTACAGCCAATCTAGCGCTGAAACTCGCATTGAAGACCAACAAACGCTACAACCGGTATTGGTGACTTCACCAACTCCGCCACCAACACCACCACCATCCATAATCGATTCAttttcatcgtcatcatcatcgtcatcgtcGTCGTTAGCTTCATCGTCACCTCGTTCATCGAACTCCACTTCACCTTCCTTTCCCAAATCGTCCATTGAAAAATTCAAGAATCAAGAGACACAAACCCAATTGACCCTCATAAATTCCCTACTGCTCTCCTCCACAGCATCCGCCGTTGCCGCTGCAATCAAGCAACAGTCCCTTGTACGCTCTGTGACCGCCACTAGCATAATGGATATGCCTTTCAACACGTCACCCTCGCTCCGCGTGCGTACCACCTCGCTCAATCAACTTAAGAAAACGGCCGATCTTGCCATCGAGAACGAACTGCATGTTTGTCCGAGCGTCATGTCTGACGAGTTGCGTAAACTACTGCCGCCCACGTCCGAAACGGTGATGACTAAACCCTTTCCGGTGCGTGGTGAACGCGCCATAACCGATGTGACTACACCGCACGTCATCGCCATGGTGGGTTTACCGGCACGCGGTAAAACCTTTATATCGAAGAAATTGGCACGCTACCTAAACTGGATAGGCATAGCGACGCGCGTTTTCAATTTGGGTGAATATCGTCGTTGTGCGACCACCGCCTACAAGTCGCATGAGTTTTTCCGTGCCGACAACGAGGCTGCCATGGCAATACGGGCGCGCTGTGCAAATCAGGCACTTCACGATTCCTGTGAATGGCTGTTGAGCGGCTTGGGTAGTGTCGCAGTTTTTGATGCGACAAACTCGACAAGCGATCGTCGGCAGCTGATCTACGATACTGTAGTGAAGCAGCACAACTTCCGTTTGTTCTTTGTCGAATCGATTTGTGACGATCCTAGCattattgaacaaaatattaaGGAGGTAAAGGTGAGCTCACCCGACTATATCAATATGAATACGGAACTTGTGGTGCGGGACTTCCTGCAGCGCATCGAACACTACGAGGAACGCTACCAACCGATTGACGAGGAGACAGAATCCCATCTAAGTTTTATGAAAATCTATAACGCCGGCAAGAAAACCGTAGTGTACAACAACGAGGGGCATGTAGAATCGCGTATCGTCTACTACTTAATGAACACGCACATAACACCTCGTACTATTTATTTGACGCGTCATGGCGAAAGTGAACATAATCTTAAGGGATTGATTGGTGGCGATTCAAATCTGAGTGAACGAGGACGGCACTACGCCGCGGCATTGTCCTCATACATCGAGCAGCAGCATATTGATGGGCTGCGTGTGTGGACTTCATGGATGAAGCGTGCCATACAAACGGTAGCGGATGTGAAAGCACCACAGGAACGTTGGAAGGCGCTCAATGAAATTGATGCTGGTCATTGCGAGGAGATGAGCTATGAGCAGATAAAAGAGAAATTCCCCGAGGAGTTCAAAGCGCGCGATATCAACAAATTTGCATATCGTTATCCACGCGGCGAGAGTTATGAGGATTTGGTAGCACGTCTCGAGCCGGTCATAATGGAATTGGAACGTCAAGGTAATGTGTTGGTAGTGTCACATCAAGCTGTGTTGCGCTGCTTGTTTGCCTACTTCCTCGACAAGTCTGCCGATGAGTTGCCATACCTATTTGTGCCATTGCATACGGTTATCAAGTTGACACCGGTAGCTTATGGCTGTAAGGTGGAGCATATTAAGCTGCCCATCGACGCGGTCGATACACATCGTCCAAAACCGAAGATACCCGGCGATGTGTCCTTAGGTATGGACGGATTGAGTGGTGAATTGGTGGCACCCGATGGCGTGGGTAAGGTTTTGATTGTAGGTGACGATGTCACCACGGCAAATGGCAGTACCAGAGCTGTGGGCAATGGATTGGCGGTGGTCACGGAGGGTGTAGTTGTGGGCTCGAACGATGCGGCCCCGAACAACAACGCCCACCTCTGA